A region of the Sporichthya brevicatena genome:
GGTCCCGTTGAGGGCCGCGTTGCCGCTGGGAACGTCGAGGCCGGCGGGGCCGGTGACGGCGTTGAGGTTCGCACCCGGGTGCGCGGAGGCGACGGCGAGGCGCAGCCCCGGCCCGTCGTGACCCCAACCGTGCGGGAGGGAGACCACACCCGGCCGGATGGCCTCGCTGATCTGGACGGGCACGACGACCGACCCCGCCGCGGAGGAGAGCCGGCACAGGTCACCGTCGGCGAGACCGGCGGGCGCGGCGTCCTTCGGGTGCACGAGCAGGGTGCACCGCTCCTTGGACCCACGCATCAGCGAGGGGGCGTTGTGCAGCCACGAGTTGTTCGAGCGCGTCTGTCGACGTCCGATCAACCGGAGGCCGAATGCGGCGTCGAGGTCGCGCTCCAGGCGGGGCAGGTCGGCGACCAGCGGCGCCGGCGCGAGCTCGACGGCCCCCGACGGCGTCCGCAGGACGTCGGGCAACCGCGGCTGCAGCGGGCCGAGGTCGACGCCGTACGACGACTTCCGCAGCCGGGCCAGGGTCATCCCGTCGGGCCGCTCACCGAAGCGGTCGCCGTACGGGCCGATGCGGATCATCAGGTCCAGCCCGCGCTCGGGGCCGGGCCGGTCGCCGAGGGCGGCGAGCAGGTCGTGCGGGTCGCGGTCGGCGACGACGCTGCCCGGCTCGTCGACGACCTCGTGGACGAGGCTGGAGAGCAGCAGCCCGTCGATCTGCGCGCGGTCGATCGGGCCCAGGCCGGCCAGGACGCGGACGAGTTCGAGCAGCAGGTCGTGCTCGGTCGGACGGTCCGGCTCCACCAACACGACCGCGTCCGTCCAGCGGCTGTAGTTGTGGCTGCCGATCTGGTCGAAGAAGTAGTCGAAGTGGTCGCGCTCAAGCGCCGAGGGCGGCGGCAGGATCAGGTCCGCGTGCCGGGTGGTCTCGTTCAGGTAGGGGTCGACGCTGACCATCACGTCCACCGCGTCGAGCGCCTGCTCGTAGCGGGCGCTGTCTGGGGTCGAGCGCGCACCGTTGCTGCCCATGGTGATCAGGGCACGGATCTGACCTGACGTCAGGATGGCGTCCGGCAGCGCGGCGACCGGGAGCTCGCCCAGCACCTCGGCGCGGCTGCCGTCCGGCGTGGTCCAGCGCCCCATCGGGACGGGGTCCCCGTACCGGGCCCGGCCGCGGGTGGCGTGGGTGGCGGCGAGCGCCTGCGGGAACAGCAGCCCGCCGGGGCGGTCGAGGTTGCCGGTGACGGCGGCCAGCGTCCACAGCAGCCAGCAGGTCAGGGAGCCGAACGGCTGCACCATCGCACCCACGCGGCCGTAGAACGCGACCCGCTCCGTCGCCGCGATCTCCGCGGCCAACGCCCGGATCCGGTCGGCCGGGACGCCCGTGCGCTCGGCCACCCGCTCCGGGGTGAACGGCGCCAGCGCCCCGACGAGGTCGTCGAGGCCGGCGTAGTGCTCGGGCAACTCGGCCGCCCGGCCGTCCGCGACGATCGTCGTGATCAGCGCCGCCAGGAGCGCGGCGTCGCCACCCGGGCGGATAGCGAGGTGCTCGTCGGCCAGCTCGGCGGTGCGGGTGCGCGCCGGGTCCACGACGACGATCCGGCCGCCGCGCTGCTGGATCGCGGCCAGCCGCCCCCGGGGCGCGGTGATGCCGGTGGCGTTGGAGACCAGCGGGTTGGTGCCGAGCAGGACGAGCAGGTCGCAGTGGTCGATGTCCGGCGTCGGGATCGTGAACGTCGCGGTGTCGCGGGCACCGAACATCAACGCGGCCGCGGTCATCATCGGCATGTGGTCGACGGTGGCCGTCGTGTAGACCTGCCGCGCGCCGAAGAGTTTGAGCGCGTGCCAGCCGTAGATCCAGCTCCCGAAGTCGTGCGCGAGCGGGTTGCCGAGGTGGAACGCGACGGCGTCGGGACCGTGCGCTCGCACGACCGGGCCGAGCAGTTCCTCCAGCCGCGCGAACGCCTCCGGCCAGGACACCTCGACGAGCTCGCCGCCGCGCCGGACCAGCGGCCGACGCAGACGGTCCGGGTCGTGGTGGAGCTCCTTGAGGGCCACGCCCTTGGGACAGACGAAACCGCGGGTGCGGGGGTGGTCCGCGTCGCCGCGGATGCCGACGACATCGGCGCCGTCCAGCGTCACCGTCAGCCCGCAGGCTGCCTCGCAG
Encoded here:
- a CDS encoding molybdopterin-dependent oxidoreductase, which translates into the protein MTERQATCPICEAACGLTVTLDGADVVGIRGDADHPRTRGFVCPKGVALKELHHDPDRLRRPLVRRGGELVEVSWPEAFARLEELLGPVVRAHGPDAVAFHLGNPLAHDFGSWIYGWHALKLFGARQVYTTATVDHMPMMTAAALMFGARDTATFTIPTPDIDHCDLLVLLGTNPLVSNATGITAPRGRLAAIQQRGGRIVVVDPARTRTAELADEHLAIRPGGDAALLAALITTIVADGRAAELPEHYAGLDDLVGALAPFTPERVAERTGVPADRIRALAAEIAATERVAFYGRVGAMVQPFGSLTCWLLWTLAAVTGNLDRPGGLLFPQALAATHATRGRARYGDPVPMGRWTTPDGSRAEVLGELPVAALPDAILTSGQIRALITMGSNGARSTPDSARYEQALDAVDVMVSVDPYLNETTRHADLILPPPSALERDHFDYFFDQIGSHNYSRWTDAVVLVEPDRPTEHDLLLELVRVLAGLGPIDRAQIDGLLLSSLVHEVVDEPGSVVADRDPHDLLAALGDRPGPERGLDLMIRIGPYGDRFGERPDGMTLARLRKSSYGVDLGPLQPRLPDVLRTPSGAVELAPAPLVADLPRLERDLDAAFGLRLIGRRQTRSNNSWLHNAPSLMRGSKERCTLLVHPKDAAPAGLADGDLCRLSSAAGSVVVPVQISEAIRPGVVSLPHGWGHDGPGLRLAVASAHPGANLNAVTGPAGLDVPSGNAALNGTEVRIAPAG